Proteins found in one Rhizobium sp. BT04 genomic segment:
- a CDS encoding YjfI family protein, protein MEDFLETWNLTTLTRLFAADPEALGDVDVAVPEQGDVLCVTLKEKGDLDVFVAVSGERDILVSAVLVPCKDIPNREAFERLVLKTHKFVPLSSFGITTIDGEEWYELFGSLSARSTAETVVEEVAILAANAVDAAHMIEEWKSGEIAA, encoded by the coding sequence ATGGAGGATTTTTTGGAGACCTGGAACCTCACCACTTTAACGCGCCTGTTCGCCGCCGATCCCGAGGCACTCGGCGATGTGGATGTCGCCGTACCCGAACAGGGCGACGTCCTATGCGTCACTCTGAAGGAAAAGGGCGATCTCGACGTCTTCGTCGCGGTGAGCGGGGAACGCGATATCCTTGTCAGCGCTGTTCTGGTGCCGTGCAAGGACATACCCAATCGCGAAGCCTTCGAACGCCTGGTGCTCAAGACGCACAAGTTTGTGCCGCTCTCCAGTTTCGGCATCACCACGATCGACGGCGAGGAATGGTATGAATTGTTCGGCTCGCTGTCGGCACGATCGACGGCCGAGACGGTGGTCGAAGAGGTCGCAATTCTGGCGGCCAATGCCGTCGATGCGGCGCACATGATCGAAGAATGGAAAAGCGGGGAGATTGCAGCGTGA
- a CDS encoding PspA/IM30 family protein — protein MSTWGKIFTAIRGGINEAAEAAADSQSMRILDQEIRDAEQSLRRARSDLAGIMASNKSVMRRLEENRAKEAKDTDSARAAISAGRTDLAQGLAQRIASSRGEVQRDQEELDRLLPRQQQMLRTIQDTEARIAQMKREVENVKANESLLRAQSAIAHNQSGINTRLGSAVESLERIKKRQEITAGRIEAGAELAALENGGDLDRQLREAGIGSPSHSADDILAQLMLPKHSAEPVLLPAPTGSKG, from the coding sequence GTGAGCACCTGGGGAAAGATTTTCACCGCCATTCGCGGCGGCATTAACGAGGCAGCTGAAGCCGCAGCCGACAGCCAGTCCATGCGCATTCTCGACCAGGAAATCCGTGACGCCGAACAGTCGCTGCGCCGGGCACGATCGGATCTGGCCGGCATCATGGCGTCGAACAAAAGCGTCATGCGCCGACTTGAAGAAAACCGCGCCAAGGAGGCCAAGGATACCGACAGCGCCCGCGCCGCGATCTCCGCGGGCCGCACGGATCTCGCTCAGGGTCTCGCTCAGCGCATCGCCAGCAGCCGCGGCGAAGTGCAGCGTGACCAAGAAGAGCTCGACCGGCTGCTGCCCCGCCAGCAGCAGATGCTGCGCACGATCCAGGACACCGAAGCGCGCATCGCTCAGATGAAGCGTGAGGTGGAGAACGTCAAGGCCAACGAGTCACTGCTGCGCGCGCAGTCGGCGATTGCCCATAACCAGTCGGGCATCAATACCCGTCTCGGCAGCGCCGTCGAAAGTCTCGAACGCATCAAGAAACGTCAGGAAATAACTGCCGGCCGCATCGAAGCCGGTGCGGAACTCGCCGCGCTGGAAAACGGCGGCGATCTCGATCGTCAACTGCGCGAGGCCGGCATTGGCAGTCCGAGCCATTCGGCCGACGACATTCTTGCCCAACTGATGCTGCCGAAACATTCGGCCGAGCCCGTGCTGCTGCCCGCCCCTACCGGCAGCAAAGGCTGA
- a CDS encoding amino acid ABC transporter ATP-binding protein: MSLIEITEVRKSFGTTEVLKGINLDVEAGEVIAIIGKSGSGKSTLLRCINGLETITDGSISVAGAQLLDDEVHLKALRLKVGMIFQQFNLFPHLTVGGNVMLSQTVVKKTPKAEAEATARKMLERVGLGHRFDAYPDELSGGQQQRVAIARALAMQPAALLCDEITSALDPELVAEVLAVVRELAAEGMTLLMVTHEMKFARDVCNRVVFMHQGRVHEAGRPEDVFANPQTAELKQFLGVS, translated from the coding sequence ATGTCGCTCATCGAAATCACTGAAGTCCGCAAGAGCTTTGGGACCACCGAGGTACTGAAAGGCATCAATCTCGACGTCGAGGCCGGCGAGGTCATCGCCATTATCGGCAAGAGCGGTTCGGGCAAATCGACCCTGCTTCGCTGCATCAACGGCCTGGAGACCATCACGGACGGCTCCATCTCCGTCGCCGGCGCCCAGCTCCTCGATGACGAAGTGCATCTGAAGGCCCTGCGCCTCAAGGTCGGCATGATCTTTCAGCAGTTCAACCTCTTCCCGCACCTGACCGTCGGCGGCAACGTCATGCTGTCGCAGACCGTGGTCAAGAAGACCCCGAAGGCCGAAGCCGAGGCCACCGCTCGCAAGATGCTGGAACGGGTAGGGCTGGGCCACAGGTTCGACGCCTATCCCGACGAGCTGTCTGGCGGCCAGCAGCAGCGCGTCGCCATCGCCCGCGCGCTCGCCATGCAGCCGGCGGCACTTCTCTGTGACGAGATCACCTCCGCGCTCGATCCGGAACTGGTCGCCGAAGTTCTGGCCGTCGTGCGCGAGCTTGCCGCCGAGGGCATGACGCTACTGATGGTAACCCACGAGATGAAGTTCGCCCGCGACGTCTGCAACCGTGTCGTCTTCATGCATCAGGGCCGGGTTCACGAAGCAGGCCGGCCGGAAGACGTTTTCGCCAATCCGCAGACGGCAGAACTGAAGCAGTTCCTCGGCGTCAGTTAA